Within the Longimicrobiaceae bacterium genome, the region CGGCGATTCTGCCGAATGAGGGGCCGACTGAGGTCTACGGCGTTCCAGAAGTCATACAGACCGACAACGGACCGGAATACGCAGCCGAGGAGGTACGCATCGGTCTTGCCGCCCTGAAGATCCGCCAGGATTTCGATCCGGGAGAGTACCCGGAACGAAAGGGTCGGATCGAGCGCTGGTTCGACACCCTCGACAAGGGGCTCCTCCGCACACTTCCGGGCCACAAGCTCTCTGTGGGCACGTCCGATGGGGCGGCACAGAAGAACGTCGCCGACTTCCTTACGATCGACCAGATCCGGCAGGAGATCGGGATATGGGTACGTGAGGAGTACCACAACCGGATTCACACCGCCATACAGGCGCGCCCAATCCGGGCGTGGCATCAATCCGTTCGCATCCGTGAGCCGGAGTCGGAGGAGCAACTACTCGGGCTTTGGGTGAACTCGTCGGTGACCCGGAAGATCACCGAGGAAGGCGTGCGCCTCACGATCAGTGGAATCACTCGCCACTACTGGTCCCCTGGGTGCGATCCTCGGATCGGCGAGGAAGTCCGGGTGGGGTTCAATCCCGAGGAGCCCCACCGAGTCCTTCTCTACTCTCTGGTAACCGGCGAACGATACGGCTGGGCTCACGATCGGTTGAGTGACGAAGCGCCCTACGACTTCACGGATGTTATCCGCGCACGACGGAAGACGGAGGGGGCGCTTCGGCAACGGCTTGATCGTTACCGCGCCTTGAACGAGAAGGCACGTCGGGAGGCGCGCGCAAGGGATCGTCAGCACGTCGAGGCACTGCGACTCGAACTGATGGAAGCACAGTCGCAACCCGAGGATCCTCAGCACCCACCACTTGATTCGGCCGATGCGATTGAAGCTGAGCTTCGCGATCTACTCATGACCTCGGAGGAAGGCTGATGTCGTTCTTTCCTGCCCGCGCGGATTCCGCGCTCGTCCGCACGCAGATGATGGAGCAGGCTAAGAAGCGGACGTTTCTTGTTCACAGGCGTGGCGGTCTTGTGGTTTGGTCAGGTCGCTCACGCATCGGCAAGACCAGCACGGCAGAGTGGCTCGAGTCGGAGATCAACGATCGGTACGATCCGGAGAACGGCGATGCGTTTCGGGCTCACTACTACGAGGTGGGCGAACTCGGTCGCCGTGCCGCGGGGCACACGAAGCAGGCGATCCGAGCACTCCACCACGCACCGCTGGGCCGCCTCGACGAAGGTGTATATCGAAGCTCGTCGTCGGAGGACTTGGCGCAACTCGTCATTCACGGACTACGTCGGCGAGCCATCGAAATGATCTTCATCGACGAGGCTGGTCTTTACTCGATCGAGGCGATCCGTGGCCTCGTGCTGGTAGTGGACTGGGCCCGCCGGCTCGGCCATCGACTCACGCTCGTGCTCATCGGCATGGATGATATCGAACGCACCATTGGCTCGAATCCACAGGTCAACAACCGGGTAGCGGACTGGGTATGTTTCGAGCCTCCGAGGCGCGAGGAGATTTTCGAGCTGATTCGGCGGGCCTCTGCAATCTTCGCCGACCGGACTCTCGACGATCCCTCGACAGTCGAGCTCATTGAGTGGCTCGAAGGGACGTACTCGTCTCTGCCCGGTCTCATCCTTCCATTTCTGGACAAAGCCGATGCCCTGATCGGGACGGGAACCTACGGTACGGTTCTTTAGCGCCATTCAGAGCCTCGCGGATAAAGATCGCAATAGTATCCGGGCCATCGTCAAGGGAGCGAACGCGCGAAATCGCCGCGGCCGGAATGGCGAGGCGGAGGTCACGCAATGAGGGGTCTCTCGAGTTTCCGGGCGGAGCATCGGATCGTCCTTTCCGCGGTCGACGCCGCCTACGCCGTAACACAGGAAGGGGTGACGATAGACGATGTAATGCTTCTACTCACGGATGATGAAGTCGAGCGTCTGGACAAGACATATGCCGCCGACCCACAGACTTCGGTGAAACGAATCCTGCAGTTCCTCTTGAGAACGGGAGTTCTTGCGCACGCGGAGCGCGGCAACGGCGTGGTACCAGCGGCGGAGACGCCCGAGACTCGACCATCGAATCGGCAGATCGTGCGCCGCCTCGTGGAGGAATGCTTCGCGCGGAAGCACCGGCGGCCTCTCAGGAGTGGAGACATCAAGGAATACGCTAACGCGGTGGACTATGCCCGACACCTGACATCGGCCGACGTGCAGTCGGCTCTTGCGAGCCTGCTCAGGACTGGTGACATACAGGACCTCGGCAGACAACCAGGCGGTGGACATCGTGGTTGCCGGCTCTTCGCTCCGCTCGGGTCGACTGTTTGCACAGGCGACGCCGACACCACGTGGCTCAGCCATCTCTACCACGTTTTCCAGCAGGTCTGGCAGGCGCGCGTCGCGGAGGCGACTGCGGAGAACCGCCGTCCTGGGCCTCCTTCCACCGGCGACATCCGCGAGGCCGTAAGGGCGTCCGGCGCCTTCTTGGACCGTCTGGAGGACCCGCAGCTTCTGATTAACGGCGTTCGTCAGCTCGCAGCGAGGAGACAGCCGTTTCTTCGGAAAGTTCGCCGCCCTGGCCAACGAAACCTGTTGTGGGCTCCTGTCGACGTAGCCGATGAACTTCTCGACCTCGGTTCGAGCTTCGCCTCTGACACGGAGCGTGTGGTGGAAGCCGTTCGCCGAGCTGAGGCGTCCTTCGGGCGTCCGGTGGAGTTGGCTGAGGCACAGGACGTGATTGATCGTGATGCGGCGCTGTCGCCTGCAGGCACGTCGTCGATCTATCAGATCCTATCTGACATATCAAAGACGACGGTCGACGCCGGCAAAGGGGCGCGCGCGCGCCGTCGGCGTCAGAAAGTCCATGCTCTGGGGTCCGTTGGTGGCCGCGCCCTCTACACCGCGGGTGACCCTGCGGACGGTGCCCGGTACGCAACCGCAGAGCGGCTAAGACTCGAGTGGTATGATCTGAACGTTTACACGGCTCTGAGCGAGATTGCCGGTTGCGCGTTCAACTCCGTCAAGGTTGGACGAGCAATGGAGCTTGAGGCGGCGGTCGTGAGTTTCCAGGAGCGAGCTGACAAGCTCGCCGCAGACAATCCGTTCGCTGTGCACGGTGCGCTCGAGGTGTCGCGGGAAGCCGCTCGAGCGGTTCAGGAAATACAGCCGCTCAAGATCTCGAACAGATCGCTCCCGGTGGAACTCCATCAAACAGTGACCGGCTACACGGCCGCAGAACTCATGCGGTTGCTCGAGCCGCATTACCATGCCGCGAGCAATGCGGAGACGGCGCACGACATCGTACCGAATCTCACGCGCGCGATCTGGCGCATACCCAACGAGGCCCACACGCGGCGCTTCGACACCGACGACAGCAAGGCGGCCGAGTACCTCTTCGAGAAGACGGATGCCCTGACGTACCTGGCGCGGAGGTGGGGCGGACGCGAGGCGATCATGCAGGCGAACCTCGCGCTCCACGTGCTCGGCAGGCTTCGCGACCACCGTTTCGTCTTGCCCCTGTTTGCGAGCTCGGACGTGGAGGCGAGGCTCACCGGTATCGCATGGCTGGCCTTTCTCCAGCCGGACTGCGCCCATGGCGTCCTTACAGGTCTCGCGGAGAAAGATCGGGAACGTGGAGTGCGGGAATCAGCTCGCTGGGCGGCACGTTTTGTAGCCGCGTGTGGCACGCACGCATATGCCGCCGCCTTGGCCGACTGACGCATGAACGGGGAAGAACACCCACTCACCCCGTTGTGAGACTCGACGGGAGGAAAGGGAGCCTCATGGTGATACGGGTGCTGTATCTCACCGATGGCGAGCGGATCGACGAGGTGGTCGGCGACGGCTATTACCACCTTGAGCAGATGGATGACCAGACGTACTGGATCGGCCTGGAAGGCGCTGATGGCAAGCTCGTGCACCTCTGGATCGAGTCGGACCCCCCGATCCGGGTGACCGGCGGTCTCGACAGCGAGCCGGGAGTATGGCCGCCGGGAGTGGTGGTGGAGCGACATGAGAGGGGACGAACAACTGCGAAGCACTGGCTGGGGGAGCAAAAGGGGGTCATCGACCCTTGGTTCCGCACGCTCGATGTAGCAAGCGGGAGGGTCTCCCGGGTGGCGACTACTCCTCCTGTTCTTGCCCACTCTCCCTCAGTAGTTGGCCGAACTGCTCGAATCCCCGATCGCCCAGCCTGTGAATCACACGCTCGGCCATATCCCGCGTCTCCCCGTCCGCACTCGCGAGGCCGATACGGAGAACCGGCGCGACCTCCTCAAAGTTGAAGTGGGGGTAATCGCCACGGAGCTCTGCCGCGATAATGAGCACCGCTATCTCGACTGCTTGATGGCCGTCCACTGCCGCCATCCGCGCGAGATGCTCCCAGAGCGCGCCGGCGATGGGGACCTTACCTCGCGACAGACGGGCTGTCCGAAGAAGGAGCGGGAGCATAACGGCGGCTGGAACGCGGTCGGCCATGGCAAGCCACGCCAGACCCTCCGCCTCCTCGCGCCGCTGTTCATCGTCTCGTCCTTCCTCCTCGAGCTTACTGATGCGCCAGTCGAGAAGCTCCACGACACGCTCCACGTCGGCGGGTGGCACCTCCTCGTCGCTCCAGTAGCGAAAGATCTGCCACCAAACGTGTGCGGAGTCCTCAGGAGTCGCACTCGTGAAGGCGGCGTCGAGGAGCGCGCTGTCGGCTGGTAGTGTGAGCCAGCGTTGCCGGTATGCGAGCACGAGTTGGCTGAGTAGATGCCGACCCGGCCGGAAACTCTCATCCCCTGATGTCCACGGATTCTCATGTTCGGCAGTGGCGGCAACTGCCGCGTCATACAGCGGGCGCAGAGCCTGAAAGACCTGGCCATAGAGACGACTCCGGACGATGTAGCTTGCGAACACAGGATTTTGGAACGGCTGTTCGATCGCGCCGGCGAAGAGTGGGTCGCGCTGCATTTCCAGCCACTCGTCGTCCAACAACATGATCTGCGGTAGGTATCGCCCAACCGCACTTCTCGCCGCGATCGCGGCTTCGCCAGTCTGCTCCAAGATGAGATTGAGCAGTGGGCGTAACCGAGGGCGGTTCGGCCACTCACCCGATTCGGCCCCCGTTCGCTGCCATGCGCGATAGTCATTGAGCGCGACTTCGAGCACGGCCTCCGCCGCCTTTCCGCCCAGTCCGTTTAGCTCCACATGGAGGACGCCGTCCATGCTCGTCGGGACATCGTCAGAACCGATCCATGTTGCTTCCGAATGGACGAGCGCCTCGACAGCACTCCACAACTGCTCTCGATGCTCTCCGGGAACGATGTCATCGCGTGCGGCATCACTCAGGAAGTCGGCCGCAATCTTCCGTGCCCATAAGAGCCCCGGGTCACGATAATCAAAATACTGAGCCGGAGACTCCGTCGCCGGAGGCTCCGGGGGCCGCGCCACGAGCCATTCGACGAACTTGAGCGCCTCAGCCCAAGGAATCGGTCGGTTAGCCTTGAGGGCAGCGGTGAGCCCGTCGAGGGCCCCACGGAGGTACGTGGCGTCGATCTCGGCGTCCGCGCTGTTCCTCAGAAACGTCGCGGTCCAGTCGACGTCCTCTTGGACGCGCTCGGCGATCACGCTCGCGAGCCCTGCCGGAGTCGGCGCATCTCGACCTGCTTCAGGCTCCCAGCTCCTGAGATATTCGAGCAGGTCATCCGGGCTCATGTCCTGAAGTTCCTCGGAGGAGAGAGGGCTCGTTGGTCCCCCGCCGACTCCCACCTCGATGGAAAAGCCGTATCGATCCAGGTCGCGCTGGGTCTTCGACAGCGATTCACCAACCACCCCCAGCTCGGTGGCGAGTTCATGGAGCTCGGGTGGTGGCTCGTGTCCGAATACTCGCAGGCGGTGGCGCTTCCAGTTCTCCTTGAAGTACTTGGCCCTCTCGGTATCCTGGTCCTCCTCGCCGACAAACCGTGCTACCTGTTCCTCGTCAGGCCCGCGTCGGATCCGGTCAATAATCGACTCGCGGACATCGGGCGATGCATCGGCGAGGTGTGCCACCAGTAGATCGCGGTATTCGGGTGACAGGTGTGGCTCATTGAATAGATCTGCATCGCTGATCGCGTGGTCGAGAGCCTGCTGGTCAAAAACCGGCCGGTCCGCAAGAAAAGCGAGTCGCAAGCGCCGGAAAATCTCCCATCGATAGCGAGAGAGTCGCTCGAAGACGTACGCCGCTCCCGCCTCTTCCGAATCGGCGGCAACGCCCGCCGCACGCAGGACCGCTGCGGCAACCAACGATTTCGCAGAGCGGTCCGCTTCGTCCTCCACGCGGCCGTGCCAGTACCGCGAATGATCGGGCCATACGGACTCGGCGTCAGGTAGGTCACCGAACTCGAGCACGAGCATCTCGTTCAGGATGCTGGCGAGCGCAGCGACGGTCGCCCGTGGGCGAACACGCGCGATCAATTCAACCAATGAAAGGAACGCCTCCGGACGAACCGTGTGCCTCAGGTTGGGCATGTCTGCAGACCGACCGGTCGGGCTCGTGGCGAGCGGCCCTGTATCCTCCGTGGGCACGACCCGAAGGAGGGTCCGGAGTACCTCCAGTGCGTTCCCGTCGCCTGCGGCTGCCAGCATTTCCGCTACGGCAAAGACGCCGCGTGAGACCATCGGATGCGTGCTCTGCGCCAAGGCCCTGCCGAGCTTCGGCACAAGGTGGGTTGCATGCTCAGGAGGCAGACGGAGGGCGGCATCGGCCAGCCCTCGCCAGACAAGGGGATTGGAGTTCCCGTCGGGAATGGCCTGTAGAATCTCCAGTAGCTTCTCGGGTGCTTCGGACGCAGAACTCTTGAGATAGGCAGCTTCCGGCCACGGTGGTGCGGTGAGTTCTCCGGTATCGGGGTCGGTCCGGACATCTGGCGCCTCGCGGAAGAGTCCGGCTTCCGCCAGCGGCTCGAGCCATCCGACGTGGCGCAGTCCGCGGAAGAACGCGTGGCGGAGCTGCGGCCGGGCCGCCAAAGTCTGGAGACGCTGCACCTGTTCTTCCGTCGGCCTTTCGACCTGCAGCAGTTCCTCAATCTCCTGACGTGCCTCAAAGTACAGGCCGATCCTGCCGAACAGCACGTCCGTCAGAGCACGAAAGGCCCGGACGGTTTCCTCGACCCGCTCCGGAGAGGGCGGCTTCGACCCGAAATGGGTAGTGCCTTGCAGAGCGTTGTGCGCCTTGACCCACGTCATGACCGAGGGGTGCTGCTCGGGCAGGTCGAGTACTATCGCGATCCTGCGGCGTTGCGACTCCTCTTCTTGCTTGCCGGCCTGTGGCGACGCCACTTGGTGCACGGCCTCCTCCTGAGCGATTGTTTCTCCCTCGCCCGTAAGGATTCTGATAACCGCATTGCTGATTTCACGTCCAGCGTGCGAGAGCATGTGGACGGAAGCCGGGTGCTCCAATATCTGCAGGTAGTAGAGGGCTTGGACGAATAGGTCGGCCAGCCGAGGATCGAGACGGTGCAGTTCGTCATGAACCTGCGCCTCTCGGCCGCTCATCGTCGGCCGGCGGTGTCGATTGGCAGGCGTTTCGCTCACTCGGGTCTCCCGCGCGCCGCACGTGAGTTGCCATATTTCGAGGGCTGGACAGCGTCCGAAAGAAGAGCATTAGAGCCCAGCCCGATCACACTCTGCATTTCTCGACCTGGAAACTCAACCCGAAGACCATCTCCCCATCGCACCGTGAACTGCCCGAGACACCGATAATGCGAGTTCCCTCTCCTGCCGGAACCGCCCTGTGCGTAGGGTATCGGGCCAAGGCGGAATCGCGCACGCCCCGGAAAGAATCAAATATCCCACATCATCGGTTGCCGGAACGAATCATTTAACACGCGCGGAACGAGTCAACGATTCACGACAGGGGGACTGATATGTGGGGTTCTCACGCTCCGCGATTCTGGGTTGTACCCTCTCGCGAACCGTGAGCAGATTCTTATCGCGATTGGTACGCACTGCTGCGTAAGTCGCTATATGTAATCAAATTGTAATATCTTGGATTGGGCTCCGTCTTTCGGACGGAGCCCAATCTTCGTTCACTGTTTCGCGACGAGGCGTGTGAAACTCATGGTCAGCCGCCGAGTTGTCGTCGATTTTCTGCCTCCCGCCGCTCCACAAATCTCGCGACGTCTGATCGGGACTGCGCTGGATCCTGGAGATCGCCTGGATGAGATCCTCCGATATCCGGGTGGCACCTACTTCCTTCGAGCGGATGTCGTTCAGCTCCAGCATCTGGAGATCCTGCGCCGCAGCAATGGTGGCCCCAAGGCGGTCCGCACACGTATGACTGCATCGAAAGCGCAGGGCTATCCCCGGGGACGGGTAGTACCGGCAGGAAGCTACGGAGGTCTCGACGCTCACTCGTGGCGAACGTAGCGCGCAACCCTCCGTCGTCGTTGGCCTTGGACGTCGACGCCAAGCTCTTACCTTCAGATTTCCTCCTCCACGACGAAAGGTTTTTTGAATCACCTCCGAGCGGCTATGAAGATTTCTACCATCCTCGACCACATCGACAGCGGACATATGGCCCTACCCGAGTTCCAGCGAGGATATGTCTGGAACCGTGACCAGGTGCGGGGACTCTTCGACTCGCTCTACCGTCGACATCCCGTCGGCGGCCTGCTCGTGTGGGTGACGGAATCGAAAGGCGCCACCTATCGCGGCGACGGTGCACTCGCCGCGGGCGTGGTGAAGCTGCTGCTAGACGGCCAGCAGCGCATCACCTCGCTCTACGGGGTCGTTCGCGGTCGTCCTCCCAAGTTCTTCGACGGGAACCCGCAGACCTTCACCGGGCTGCAATTTCATCTGGAGAACGAGGTCTTCGAGTTCTATCAGCCGGTCAAGATGAAGGACGATCCACTCTGGATTGACGTGACCGAGCTGATGCGCAGGGGCACGTCGGGCCTGGGAGAGTTCGTGGCGCGACTCTCTTCGCAGCCGGAGCGCGCACCCAAGGTGGGCGAGTACGTCGGACGTCTGAGCCGCCTTCTGGCAATCACCGACATCGACCTTCACGTGGAGGAGGTAACCGGCGCCGACAAGTCGCTCGACGTGGTCGTGGACATATTCAACCGCGTCAACAGTGGAGGTACCAAGCTCTCCAAGGGCGATCTGGCACTAGCAAAGATCTGCGCGGACTGGCCAGAAGGGCGCGAGGCGATGAAGGCGAAGCTCAAGGAATGGGCGCGCGCCGACTACCACTTCAGTCTCGATTGGCTGCTTCGCTCAGTGAACACCGTGCTCACCGGCGAGGCGAAGTTCCAGTACCTGCACGAAAAGAGCGCGGAAGAGGTGCAGAATGCACTGGACCGTGCCACCAAGCACATTGACTATACCCTGAATCTCATTAGCGGGCGGTTGGGTCTGGATCACGATCGCGTTCTATTCGGCCGCTTCGCAATTCCGGTGATCGCGCGTTATCTCGATCAGCGACATCAGCGTCAGCTTGGTCCGTTGAGTGAGAAGGAGCGCGACAAGCTGCTGTTCTGGTATGTGCAGGCGGCTATGTGGGGGCGGTTTTCGGGCTCCACTGAATCGTTCATCGATCAGGATCTTGCCGCCCTCGAGGGCGAAGGCGACGGACTGGACAGGCTGCTCAATCAGCTGCGGCTCTGGCATGGCAGCCTGAGAGCCGAGCCGGATCACTTCACCGGCTGGAGTCTGGGAGCCCGCTTTTACCCGGTGCTGTACATGATGACTCGCATGGGTGAGGCGCGCGACTGGGGGACGGGATTGCCACTCAGAGCGGGCCTGCTCGGCAAGATGAGCCGGCTCGAGGTGCACCATATCTTCCCGAGGGCGCAGCTCTATAAGCGCAACTATTCGCGCCGGGAGGTCAATGCCATCCCCAATTTCTGCTTTCTGACCAAGGACACAAATCTGATCATCACCGACCGGCTTCCCGAGGAGTACTTCCCGGAGGTGGAGGCGGCGCACCCAGGGGCTCTCGCATCGCAGTGGATTCCCATGGATCCGGAGCTATGGAAGGTCGAGCGATTCCGAGATTTCCTGGAGACGCGCAAGGAGCTGCTAGCCCGCGAGCTCAATCGGCGCATGGAGCAGCTCCTGCACGGCGATACGCGCTGGCTCTCCGGACCGGCGGTTGCGTCTACGCCGGCGGCCGTGGGCGGGGGCATCACAAGCGAAGAAGAGGAGGCCAAGCTGGAGGCCCTGAATGAATGGGTGGCGACCCAGGGGCTGCCGCGTGGCGTGCTCGCGTACGATTGTGCAGACGCTGGAACCGGGGAACAGCTTGCCGTGTTCGATCTCGCATGGCCGAATGGGCTACAGGAGGAGCTGAGTGGA harbors:
- a CDS encoding DDE-type integrase/transposase/recombinase; translated protein: MKLIRRGDMGEYRKHGRSMIPIEWTTYANERWQADGTTLDIWAKRLNARGEWEPSTVYLAAVIDVHSRAIASFIVHDAPATGALVRRLFLTAILPNEGPTEVYGVPEVIQTDNGPEYAAEEVRIGLAALKIRQDFDPGEYPERKGRIERWFDTLDKGLLRTLPGHKLSVGTSDGAAQKNVADFLTIDQIRQEIGIWVREEYHNRIHTAIQARPIRAWHQSVRIREPESEEQLLGLWVNSSVTRKITEEGVRLTISGITRHYWSPGCDPRIGEEVRVGFNPEEPHRVLLYSLVTGERYGWAHDRLSDEAPYDFTDVIRARRKTEGALRQRLDRYRALNEKARREARARDRQHVEALRLELMEAQSQPEDPQHPPLDSADAIEAELRDLLMTSEEG
- a CDS encoding ATP-binding protein, coding for MMEQAKKRTFLVHRRGGLVVWSGRSRIGKTSTAEWLESEINDRYDPENGDAFRAHYYEVGELGRRAAGHTKQAIRALHHAPLGRLDEGVYRSSSSEDLAQLVIHGLRRRAIEMIFIDEAGLYSIEAIRGLVLVVDWARRLGHRLTLVLIGMDDIERTIGSNPQVNNRVADWVCFEPPRREEIFELIRRASAIFADRTLDDPSTVELIEWLEGTYSSLPGLILPFLDKADALIGTGTYGTVL
- a CDS encoding DUF262 domain-containing protein, which codes for MKISTILDHIDSGHMALPEFQRGYVWNRDQVRGLFDSLYRRHPVGGLLVWVTESKGATYRGDGALAAGVVKLLLDGQQRITSLYGVVRGRPPKFFDGNPQTFTGLQFHLENEVFEFYQPVKMKDDPLWIDVTELMRRGTSGLGEFVARLSSQPERAPKVGEYVGRLSRLLAITDIDLHVEEVTGADKSLDVVVDIFNRVNSGGTKLSKGDLALAKICADWPEGREAMKAKLKEWARADYHFSLDWLLRSVNTVLTGEAKFQYLHEKSAEEVQNALDRATKHIDYTLNLISGRLGLDHDRVLFGRFAIPVIARYLDQRHQRQLGPLSEKERDKLLFWYVQAAMWGRFSGSTESFIDQDLAALEGEGDGLDRLLNQLRLWHGSLRAEPDHFTGWSLGARFYPVLYMMTRMGEARDWGTGLPLRAGLLGKMSRLEVHHIFPRAQLYKRNYSRREVNAIPNFCFLTKDTNLIITDRLPEEYFPEVEAAHPGALASQWIPMDPELWKVERFRDFLETRKELLARELNRRMEQLLHGDTRWLSGPAVASTPAAVGGGITSEEEEAKLEALNEWVATQGLPRGVLAYDCADAGTGEQLAVFDLAWPNGLQEELSGPVAVLLDEDAATIRIASEAGFRCFTDVDSFRRYVEVEVLAGIADAGSAHRDENSALELWSRPVSSTGFTTHD